Within the Malus sylvestris chromosome 4, drMalSylv7.2, whole genome shotgun sequence genome, the region acTGATCAAAGAGTGTGAGTCGttagatgaaaatccaacggctacaaacaggaggtCTCTTtagaattataataattataaccgttggatgaaaatccaacggcccacacTCCTTGATCAGGAagatcctcatccttagcttAGGAGAGGTTCCCGGTCCAAAACTCAGATTAGGCCTTAATATTTCCAAACTCGTCTTAATCGATCTTTGGCGTGCTTCCCCATTTCCAATTAACAACTCTAATCTCCATATAGTGAAATTAACAATCTGGCCCTAGTGATCAATGGAGTGATGCTTGGGTACAGACGGCCGTCCAGGACACCAAAAGTAACCAAGCACAAAGGGATGGGATCAAGATACAAGTGGGGATGTTTCGGAGGGCAGTCGGATTACGGCCGCGTTGTTTGGATATCCGCATTTAAGAATTTCTCCAGTTGATGGGGCTGCTGATaggaaacaaataaaataacaacaaagtcttatcccactaagtgagatcaactatatatatatgaatcttGGCTGCTGTTTTGTGCCATGTTTCCCCTTAGATTCAAGTAGTCCAAGtcttttttttagaattttttccCAAGTCTTCCTATACCTCTTTGACAGTGAGGCTATGTCTCGTAATCGCATCTCCTCACTGAATGAATACAAATCCACTACAATATTAACCCAATAATGAAGAATCAGAGTCCTCTTTTCGAACACTGCATTCAACAAaatcacaattaaaaaaaagcaaaatgaaATCTGTAATCAGATTTGCAACAAAATGGAGCTTTCGTATACTTGCTGCATGAAACTTCTGTTTAAATTCCTTCCCGGGTTCTTTCTCTTATGCATGATCACGTGCCCGGAATTCGTCTTTGGAAACGAATCTGACCGCCTCGCTCTGCTGGACTTGAAGAGAAGAATAACAAATGATCCTCTCCATATCATGAACTCGTGGAATGATCCGACAGATTTGTGCAGTTGGATTGGCGTTACATGCAACGTTTCAAACAAAAGAGTCGTGATCTTGAACTTGGAAGCTCAAAAACTGGTAGGCTCCATACCACCTTCTATCGGAAACCTTACTTATCTTACTGGAATCAACTTCATAGACAACAATTTTTATGGTGAAATTCCTCAAGAATGGGACGTCTAGCAAGCCTGAAATACCTCAACCTGTCTTCGAATTCCTTGGGCGGGAAAATTCCAACTAATATATCTCGCTGCACGCAGCTGAGAATGTTTGATGTTGGTGCAAATAAGCTTATTGGGTCAATTCCGGACCAACTCAGTTCGTTGTTGAATTTAACTCATTTTTGGGTTGATGACAACAATCTCATTGGAGCAATTCCGGATTGGATAGGAAACTTTTCTTCCCGGTACGCAATCTCTCTTGCTTACAACAATTTTAAGGAAGCATACCAAATGCTCTCGGGCGGTTGACAAGCTTGGGAAGATTCATAATTCCATCAAACAAACTTTCCGGTACGGTTCCTTCTTCAATCTATAATATATCGTTGATATACTATATTACAGTTACTCAGAACCAGCTGCATGGAGAGCTCCCACAGAATGTGGGGACCACTCATCCTAATCTTGAGATATTTGCTGGCGGTATCAACAAATTCACCGGAAGTATTCCTGTTTCGTTGTCAAATGCTTCTAAACTTCTATTTCTTGATTTTGCCGAAAATGGCCTCACGGGAAAACTCCCtgctgaaaattttggaagttTGAGAAGCTTGTTGAGACTAAACTTTGACGACAATAGGCTTGGAAGTGGGAAAACAGGTGACCTGAATTCTCTCAGTTTCCTGGCGAATTGTACTAATCTTGAGGTGTTGAGTTTTAGTCGTAATCGTTTTGGAGGAGAATTGCCAGAATCCATAGCCAACCTTTCGACGAAACTGAGAATTTTTACAATGGGTGGGAATTTAATACATGGAAGCATCCCTTTCGGCATTGTGAATCTTGTAAACTTGACCAGTCTAGGAATGGAACAAAACTCTCTTGGTGGTACTGTCCCTGATGCGATCGGAAAGCTTCAGAAGTTGCAGGGGATGTATTTATATCTTAACCAATTTTCCGGGACAATCCCATCGACGCTAGGCAACTTGACTTCGGTCACAAGGCTCTTCATGGAGGGGAATAGGTTTGAGGGAAGCATACCTCCAAGTCTTGGGAGCTGCCAAAACTTGTTGATGCTTAACCTTTCTAGTAATCAGCTAAGTGGCACCATACCTAAAGAGGTTATCGAGCTTTCATCCCTTTCAATTTCTTTGTCCATATCAAACAGTTCTTTGACTCGTTCTCTACCATCTGAAGTGGGCGAGTTGGTACATCTCTCGGAGCTAGATGTATCAGGAAACAAGTTATCAGGTGAAATCCCCAGAACCCTTGGCAGCTGTGCTAGTTTGGTGCGTCCATATTTGGAAGGTAACGAATTTGAAAGAACAATTCCTCAATCTCTGACCAAGTTAAGAGGCTTGGAAGAACTTGATATTTCATGCAATAATTTATCTGGCCAGATTCCTGACTTTTTGGGTAAGCTTGGATCTCTACAGCAACTCAATGTTTCACATAATGAATTTTAGGATGAATTGCCCTCGGAAGGGATATTTTCAAATGCGAGTGGTTTCTCGATTCTTAGAAATAATAAGCTCTGTGGTGGCATCCGAGAATTACTTCTACCTGTATGCACCAGCAAAAAATCTAAATCATCTCGAGGACTACTTTCCCCAAAAGTAATAATCCCTCTAACTTGCGCACTTGCATTAATAATTACTCTCATGTTTCATTGCTGCTTGTGCAAAGGTGAACAGTCAAGAAGTTGACCTTTAACTTCACGCACCGATGAGGACTCGAAATCAGGTGTCTCTTATTTACAACTCTTTGAATCAACCAACGGGTTTTCAAAGGAAAATCTCATTGGTTCGGGAAGTTTTGGTTCCATATACAAAGGAGTACTTTCTAGTGATGGCGGTAGTAGCTGTTAAGGTGTTAAACCTTCAACAAGAAGGAGCTTCCAGGAGTTTCATTGATGAATGCAAAACTTTAAGAAGTATAAGGCACCGCAATCTTCTCAAGATCATTACTGCATGCtgtatttttcagttaaaaactAAGTTGCAAAACATTAAGAAGGGAACAGATTCAGTTTCAACATATTTGCAACGAATTAAAGATGTGAGGGATCATCTTTCTGCAGCTGGTGTAacatttgaagatgatgatattgTGAAATTGGCATTGAAAGGTTTGCCTTCTGAATATAATACCTTCAGGACAGTTATAAGAGGCAAGGAAAATGTGATCACTCTTAAGGAGTTTCGATCCCAATTGTTGGCTGAGGAAGCAACTACTAAGCAACATTCAGTTTCTGAGTCTTTTGTTACTGCAATGGTTGCACAAGAAACATCAGGCAAAGGCAAAGCTCTTATGTTAGGAGAAGGGCCTTCTAGTGGTTCCTCACAGTCACAGGCTTATAGTGGTGGTTCAACTAATGGTGGCTACAATAATCATTCCTCTAACTACAATGGAGGCTATATTTCGAATGGTTTTCAAGGAAGAGGTAAGGGCAGGATCAATTTTCACTCCAATTCAAGGTATAATGCAAGATCTTCTAATCCAAGTACTAGAATTCTTGGAACTACCAAACCTCATGTTTCCACTTGTCCCGAGTATGGTTATGAAGTTCCTACATGTCAAATATACAACAAAAAGGGTCACATTGATGTAGATTGTTTTCAGAGACATTCTTCTACAACTTCAACACCATCCAAAGTTCAATGCCAAATTTGCTGGAAGTTTGGGCACACTGCAGTTCAATGTTATCAAAGGGGAAACTTCACTTATCAAGGCAGATCACCATCTTCCAATCTTTCTGCAATGCACATTACATTTTCTCTTTCTGCACCACAAGAACAATTCTGGGTTGTTGATACTAGGGCTACTTCTCATATAACCTCGGATCTCTCCAATCTTAATCTAGCAACACCATTTTCTCGCAATGATACAGTAACAACTACAAGTGGCTCAGGTTTGCCAATCTCTAATACAGGCTATACTACTCTTCATAATCCTAAGTATGCTTTCGagttaaagaaaatattatcACAACATTTGTTATTTATATATCGACTATGTAAAGATAACAAATGTCGATTCATTTGTgatgagttttgtttctggatccAGGACAAGATCACAAGGAAAATCCTCCTTCAGGGACTGTgtagagaaggtctctatccTATACCCTTTCACATTCCATAGCATCTCATCACTCAAGCACAAAAATACAATGCATCCTTTCAGCAACAAACATGTTATCTTGGCAGTCAAGTCAAAATAAATTTGGGGCACCAAAGACAAGGACATCCTTCCAACATTGTTACTTCTGCAATGTTAAAACAATCCAACATTCCTACATCTTTAGATCATGTGTCTTCAATTTGTAAATCTTTTTTGGAAGGCAAGTTTGCCAAGCTTCCATTTGTGTTACAACCTCTAGAGATCATATATAGTGATGTTTGAGGTCCTTCATCCATTGTTTCCATTGAAGGTTATAGATTCTATGTAAGTTTTGTGGATGAATGTACCAAGTTTACTTGATTTTCCCTTTAGTAAATAAAACTGAAGTTTTTGGTGTATTTGTCAACTTTCACAGTTTTTTGGTTACTCAATTTTCTACAAATGTGAAAGTATTTCAAAGTGATGGTGGGGGTGAATACTCCAATCACAAATTCAAACAATACCTACTAAAAAATGTATAATTCATCAGAAGTCAAGTCCATATGCCCCTAAACAAAACGGTCTAGCTGAAAGGAAGCATAGACACATACTTGAAACAGCCATTACTCTACTTCAAACAGCAAAGTTACCACCTAAATTTTGGTTTCATGCTTGTGTCATTTTTGTTTATCTCATAAATAGAATGGTATGTCAAACTCTTCATATGTCATCTCCCTTTCAATGCTTGTTTGGAACCCCACCCTCTATATCTCATCTTAAAGTCTTTGGCTATGCTTGTTTCCCacttttaaaatag harbors:
- the LOC126618214 gene encoding putative receptor-like protein kinase At3g47110 — protein: MGRLASLKYLNLSSNSLGGKIPTNISRCTQLRMFDVGANKLIGSIPDQLSSLLNLTHFWVDDNNLIGAIPDWIGNFSSRYAISLAYNNFKEAYQMLSGVTQNQLHGELPQNVGTTHPNLEIFAGGINKFTGSIPVSLSNASKLLFLDFAENGLTGKLPAENFGSLRSLLRLNFDDNRLGSGKTGDLNSLSFLANCTNLEVLSFSRNRFGGELPESIANLSTKLRIFTMGGNLIHGSIPFGIVNLVNLTSLGMEQNSLGGTVPDAIGKLQKLQGMYLYLNQFSGTIPSTLGNLTSVTRLFMEGNRFEGSIPPSLGSCQNLLMLNLSSNQLSGTIPKEVIELSSLSISLSISNSSLTRSLPSEVGELVHLSELDVSGNKLSGEIPRTLGSCASLVRPYLEGNEFERTIPQSLTKLRGLEELDISCNNLSGQIPDFLGKLGSLQQLNVSHNEF